In a genomic window of Corynebacterium coyleae:
- the radA gene encoding DNA repair protein RadA: MAKKPRVIHTCSECGYSSPKWLGRCPECGSWGTLQEEAPAAVSAGSVKTSALTPTSPATPITKVNATATRTLPSGIRELDRVLGSGVVPGSVVLMAGEPGVGKSTLLLEVASRWAAMDGRKALYVTAEESAGQVRARAERTDALKDTLYLAAESNLDVVFGHVQQVNPSLLIVDSVQTMHAAGVEGVAGGVAQSRAVTAALTTLAKTTNLPIILVGHVTKDGNVAGPRVLEHLVDVVLNFEGDRQSSLRMLRGMKNRFGATDEVGCFEQTAGGIREVPDPSGLFLSHRGKTPDGSAVTVAMDGVRPMLAEVQALTVDPVNKSPRRVVTGLDFNRVPMVLAVLQARCGQRTNDKDAYVATVGGVKITETATDLAVALATWSSLHETPLPPKTVVIGEVGLAGELRRVPNLGRRLQEAARLGYENAIVPSGELEPVEGMRVSQVSTLGEAIALLAK; this comes from the coding sequence ATGGCTAAGAAACCTCGCGTGATCCACACGTGCTCCGAATGCGGCTACTCTTCCCCGAAGTGGCTCGGCCGCTGCCCTGAGTGCGGGTCGTGGGGAACGTTGCAAGAAGAAGCGCCGGCTGCGGTTTCCGCAGGTTCGGTAAAGACGTCCGCGCTGACACCAACGTCGCCCGCGACCCCGATTACGAAGGTGAACGCGACTGCGACGCGCACGTTGCCCTCTGGCATCCGGGAACTCGACCGGGTGTTGGGTTCCGGTGTCGTGCCGGGGTCGGTGGTGCTGATGGCCGGTGAGCCGGGCGTGGGTAAATCGACGCTGTTGCTTGAAGTGGCATCGCGGTGGGCGGCGATGGATGGCCGCAAGGCGCTATACGTGACTGCTGAGGAATCTGCAGGCCAGGTCCGTGCCCGTGCTGAACGCACCGATGCGTTGAAAGACACGCTGTACTTGGCGGCGGAGTCGAACCTCGACGTGGTGTTTGGCCACGTCCAGCAGGTCAACCCCTCGCTGCTCATTGTGGATTCGGTGCAGACTATGCACGCCGCGGGTGTGGAGGGTGTTGCGGGTGGGGTGGCACAGTCCCGCGCAGTAACGGCTGCGCTGACCACACTGGCGAAGACGACGAACCTGCCGATCATCCTGGTGGGGCATGTGACTAAGGACGGCAACGTGGCCGGCCCGCGCGTGCTCGAGCACCTGGTGGATGTGGTGTTGAACTTTGAGGGTGACAGGCAGTCGTCGTTACGCATGCTGCGTGGCATGAAGAATCGCTTCGGGGCGACGGACGAGGTGGGGTGCTTCGAGCAGACCGCTGGTGGCATCCGGGAGGTACCGGACCCATCGGGGCTGTTCCTCTCTCACCGCGGGAAGACTCCGGACGGTTCTGCGGTCACGGTGGCGATGGATGGCGTCCGGCCGATGCTGGCGGAAGTCCAGGCACTTACCGTCGATCCGGTGAATAAGAGCCCGCGACGCGTGGTCACGGGCTTGGATTTCAACAGGGTGCCGATGGTGCTCGCTGTCCTGCAGGCACGCTGCGGGCAGCGCACGAATGACAAGGACGCGTACGTAGCAACCGTTGGCGGTGTGAAGATCACCGAAACAGCAACGGATCTTGCGGTCGCGCTGGCTACATGGTCGAGCCTGCACGAAACACCGCTGCCGCCGAAGACTGTGGTCATCGGCGAAGTGGGCCTCGCGGGTGAACTACGAAGGGTGCCTAACCTCGGACGCCGCCTGCAGGAGGCGGCGAGGTTGGGATACGAAAACGCGATCGTGCCCAGCGGAGAACTCGAACCGGTCGAGGGAATGCGGGTCAGTCAGGTCTCTACGCTCGGGGAGGCGATCGCGCTGTTAGCTAAATAA